In Mycobacteriales bacterium, a single window of DNA contains:
- the gap gene encoding type I glyceraldehyde-3-phosphate dehydrogenase encodes MSTRVAINGFGRIGRSFLRLADQHDLEIVAINDLTSIETLAHLLKYDSTYGRFGREVSVDSTGFLIDGRHIAVSAERDPAALDWRQTGADIVIESTGKLRSRDDAALHLKAGAKKVLISAPGKGVDLTVVMGVNDSAYDPVQHDIISNASCTTNCVAPMVKVLDDAFGLVKGFMTTVHGYTNDQVVLDSPHKDLHRARAAAVNIIPTSTGAARTTGVIMPSMEGRLDGVAVRVPVEDGSLTDLSLIVSEPTTAEAVNEAFRAAAEGPLRGIVRYNTDPIVSRDVVGDPASCVFDATLTQVNGELVKVFGWYDNEYAYTCRLADLCDLVAASLD; translated from the coding sequence ATGAGCACTCGCGTGGCCATCAACGGATTCGGCCGGATCGGTCGAAGCTTCCTGCGACTTGCCGACCAGCACGACCTCGAGATCGTCGCGATCAACGACCTGACCAGCATCGAGACGCTGGCTCACCTGCTGAAGTACGACTCGACCTACGGCCGGTTCGGCCGAGAGGTCAGCGTCGACTCCACCGGTTTCCTCATCGACGGTCGGCACATCGCGGTCTCCGCCGAACGCGACCCCGCCGCACTGGACTGGCGGCAGACCGGTGCCGACATCGTGATCGAGTCGACCGGCAAGCTGCGCAGCCGCGACGACGCGGCTCTGCATCTCAAGGCGGGAGCCAAGAAGGTCCTGATCTCCGCGCCCGGCAAGGGCGTCGACCTCACCGTTGTCATGGGTGTCAACGACTCGGCGTACGACCCGGTGCAGCACGACATCATCTCCAACGCCTCGTGTACGACGAACTGCGTCGCCCCGATGGTGAAGGTCCTCGACGACGCCTTCGGTCTGGTCAAGGGCTTCATGACGACCGTGCACGGCTACACGAACGACCAGGTGGTGCTCGACTCACCGCACAAGGACCTGCATCGGGCCCGGGCGGCGGCGGTCAACATCATTCCCACGTCGACCGGTGCCGCGCGGACGACCGGCGTGATCATGCCGTCCATGGAAGGGCGACTCGACGGTGTCGCTGTTCGCGTCCCGGTCGAGGACGGGTCGCTCACCGACCTCTCGCTCATCGTCTCCGAGCCCACGACGGCCGAAGCGGTCAACGAGGCCTTCCGAGCCGCTGCCGAGGGGCCGCTGCGCGGGATCGTCCGCTACAACACGGACCCGATCGTCTCGCGGGACGTGGTCGGCGACCCGGCGTCATGCGTGTTCGATGCGACGCTCACCCAGGTGAACGGTGAGCTGGTCAAGGTGTTCGGCTGGTACGACAACGAGTACGCCTACACGTGCCGGCTCGCGGACCTGTGTGACCTGGTCGCGGCCAGTCTCGACTAG
- a CDS encoding methyltransferase domain-containing protein produces MLRIGRGSDSGPCRVCGAQRIHRQVIHRLDRQKRLVAETCRECGHVTLPHNTHDYTKAAAAEHFGLAARVGTLERPGREFGMAQLALDALDRDPVDVLVYGAGRSMDNHHIARLAGVRDVAIGDVVQVRDDAPFIDISQPGWRSFDIVVAAEVIEHFEQPREEFPRLLSYVSDNGLVVCSTNVYDGGPLVKQAYIFGRGHVSYYTPHSLRLLADENEFLVDFRPPRAVTGRVGPRKRYVLLTRSADVMRAISDYFGQHLYAPSEPPTAKRAC; encoded by the coding sequence ATGCTTCGGATCGGTAGAGGATCGGATTCCGGCCCCTGCCGGGTCTGCGGAGCGCAGCGGATCCACCGTCAGGTCATCCACCGGCTGGACCGGCAGAAGCGGCTCGTGGCCGAGACCTGCCGCGAGTGCGGACACGTCACCCTGCCGCATAACACCCACGACTACACGAAGGCTGCCGCCGCCGAGCACTTCGGGCTCGCAGCCCGGGTCGGAACCCTGGAGCGACCCGGTCGCGAGTTCGGCATGGCGCAGCTTGCCCTCGACGCCCTCGACCGGGACCCGGTCGACGTGCTGGTCTACGGCGCCGGCCGCAGCATGGACAACCACCACATCGCCCGCCTCGCGGGGGTCCGCGACGTGGCGATCGGAGACGTCGTCCAGGTTCGCGACGACGCGCCGTTCATCGACATCAGCCAGCCCGGCTGGCGCAGCTTCGACATCGTCGTCGCTGCCGAGGTGATCGAGCACTTCGAACAGCCGCGCGAGGAGTTTCCGCGGCTGCTCAGCTATGTCAGCGACAACGGCCTCGTGGTCTGCTCGACGAACGTGTACGACGGCGGACCGCTGGTCAAGCAGGCGTACATCTTCGGTCGGGGGCACGTCTCGTACTACACCCCGCATTCATTGCGCCTGCTCGCCGACGAGAACGAGTTCCTCGTCGACTTCCGCCCACCCCGTGCGGTGACCGGCCGGGTCGGACCGCGCAAGCGCTACGTGCTGCTCACCAGATCCGCCGACGTCATGCGCGCGATCAGTGACTACTTCGGCCAGCATCTCTACGCGCCGTCGGAGCCGCCGACGGCGAAACGCGCCTGCTGA
- the efeU gene encoding iron uptake transporter permease EfeU: MHWADAVPNLLIGLREGLEAGLVVSILLAAVHKLGGPDGERPSTAPIWLGVLGAVATAGSFAAVLTYSTSVLSSRGQEAVGGLLSVTAVALVTAMIFWMRRTAATLSGELRHRVQHAALLGAGALTVTAFVSVGREGLETTLFLWTAVRASGQTVSPLIGAAVGLLAAVVLCALLFRQAVRLNLGVFFSRTAIALIVIAAGVLSYGLGDLQEAGWLPGNQWVAFDVSNHVDPGSWWVSIVTGVTDLSTRMTVLQVVAWASYLTVVLPLFLRSARTQPVRQPAKPAEPGEQPAGPPARSRWAEISTSRTWPVAAALLVVPAAVAGIVVAALPTAAATSTTTVTVSRSSCAPEWHSGEVGTQTFSVTNNSGRSGEINLVNASGAVVAEIETIGPATTADMTATIGPGSYTIRCLMSGRSAMASGEVDVSGHSIGHATAAIRPVTIADLAPANHAYQAYVEHDLRTLSANVATLRSAIHRGDPDAMRVAWLRAQLTWERVGASYDSFGADGIAIDGLPDGLAGGAHDPDFTGLHRVEYDLWHGASRRELQSQTDTLAADVMTLRRHVQSDEIAGDPTNLPIRAHEILEDALRDHLSGIDDEGAGAAYAETYADTQVTSVVLDQLSAQITARAPRLVPQARTELQELQRALLATRDGDRWRPLSATPLLPRQRVDAAIGTVLQTLSRVPDLLEVPPSQS, encoded by the coding sequence GTGCACTGGGCCGACGCCGTACCGAACCTGCTGATCGGGCTGCGTGAAGGGCTCGAAGCCGGCCTGGTGGTGAGCATCCTGCTGGCCGCGGTCCACAAGCTCGGAGGGCCCGACGGCGAGCGACCGTCCACCGCGCCGATCTGGCTCGGCGTGCTCGGCGCCGTGGCGACGGCGGGCAGCTTCGCGGCGGTGCTCACCTACTCGACCAGCGTGCTGTCCAGCCGAGGACAAGAGGCGGTCGGCGGGCTGCTCAGCGTGACGGCGGTCGCCCTCGTGACCGCAATGATCTTTTGGATGCGCCGGACCGCGGCGACCCTGTCCGGCGAGCTTCGCCACCGTGTCCAGCACGCGGCGCTGCTCGGCGCCGGCGCCCTCACGGTCACGGCCTTCGTGTCGGTCGGCCGCGAGGGTCTGGAGACGACGCTGTTCCTCTGGACCGCCGTACGCGCCTCGGGGCAGACGGTGAGCCCGCTGATCGGCGCCGCGGTTGGCCTGCTCGCCGCGGTCGTGCTCTGCGCGCTGCTGTTTCGTCAGGCGGTGCGGCTCAACCTCGGCGTCTTCTTCTCGCGTACGGCGATCGCGCTGATCGTGATCGCGGCCGGGGTGCTGAGCTACGGCCTCGGTGACCTGCAGGAGGCGGGCTGGCTTCCCGGCAACCAGTGGGTTGCGTTCGACGTCTCCAACCACGTCGATCCGGGGTCGTGGTGGGTGTCGATCGTCACCGGCGTCACTGACCTCTCAACCCGCATGACGGTGCTCCAGGTCGTCGCCTGGGCGAGCTACCTCACGGTCGTCCTTCCGCTGTTCCTGCGGTCGGCGCGGACCCAGCCGGTCCGGCAACCGGCCAAGCCCGCCGAGCCCGGCGAACAACCCGCGGGGCCACCGGCGCGGTCGCGCTGGGCCGAGATCAGCACCAGCCGGACCTGGCCGGTCGCGGCGGCGCTTCTGGTCGTTCCGGCCGCTGTCGCCGGCATCGTGGTGGCAGCGCTCCCGACCGCGGCCGCGACGTCGACCACGACTGTCACCGTGAGCCGCTCGTCGTGTGCACCGGAGTGGCACAGCGGCGAGGTCGGTACCCAGACCTTCAGTGTCACCAACAACTCCGGCCGGTCCGGGGAGATCAACCTGGTCAACGCCTCGGGAGCGGTCGTCGCCGAGATCGAGACGATCGGTCCGGCGACGACCGCCGACATGACCGCGACGATCGGCCCTGGCAGCTACACGATCCGTTGCCTGATGTCCGGTCGTTCGGCGATGGCCTCGGGCGAGGTCGACGTCAGCGGCCACTCGATCGGCCACGCCACCGCAGCGATCCGGCCGGTGACGATTGCCGACCTCGCGCCGGCCAACCACGCGTACCAGGCCTACGTCGAGCACGACTTGCGCACGCTGTCAGCAAACGTCGCGACGCTGCGCAGCGCGATCCACCGCGGTGACCCCGACGCGATGCGGGTCGCGTGGCTGCGCGCGCAGCTCACCTGGGAACGCGTCGGCGCCTCCTATGACAGCTTCGGCGCCGACGGAATCGCCATCGACGGTCTACCCGACGGCCTCGCAGGCGGTGCACACGACCCGGACTTCACCGGCCTGCACCGGGTCGAGTACGACCTCTGGCACGGTGCTTCGCGCCGTGAGCTGCAGTCGCAGACCGACACGCTCGCCGCTGACGTGATGACACTCCGCCGACACGTGCAGTCCGACGAGATCGCCGGCGATCCCACGAACCTGCCGATTCGTGCGCACGAGATCCTCGAGGACGCGCTTCGCGACCATCTCTCGGGAATCGATGACGAAGGCGCCGGTGCGGCGTACGCCGAGACCTACGCCGACACCCAGGTCACCTCCGTCGTGCTCGACCAGCTGTCCGCGCAGATCACGGCGCGCGCTCCTCGACTTGTGCCGCAGGCGCGCACCGAGCTTCAAGAGCTGCAACGCGCGTTGCTGGCAACCCGCGACGGCGACCGGTGGCGACCACTGTCCGCGACACCGTTACTCCCACGGCAACGGGTCGATGCCGCCATCGGTACGGTGCTGCAGACCCTTTCGCGGGTCCCTGACCTGCTCGAAGTGCCACCGAGCCAGTCATGA
- the efeB gene encoding iron uptake transporter deferrochelatase/peroxidase subunit yields MSISRRNFLKGAAAGAAGTALATGVLVGGDRADARAADASVPIHGSYPFHGPHQAGILTPGPTDKQAAACFASFDVIVEDRGALIDLMKTLTARARFLTAGGVPADLGVGQPPSDSDVLGPDIPADGLTITTALGASLFDDRFGLAAERPRVLSPMPVFPNDSPDPAWLHGDLMLQLCANHADTVHHTIRDLTRHTRGAMQLRWKMEGYASPPRPSGTPRNLLGFKDGTANPTGGSASELVWVDDPREPAWAQGGSYQVVRLIRMLVEFWDRVSINEQEGMFGRRRDSGAPLDGDAEFDVPDYKADPKGHVIPLDSHIRLANPRTPATADQRIVRRSYNYDLGVDLNGNLQAGHAFIAYQQDVQRQFATIQERLVNEPLVDYVQPFGGGYFFAVPGVRDRADWYARGLLT; encoded by the coding sequence ATGAGCATCAGCCGCCGCAACTTCCTGAAGGGCGCCGCCGCCGGCGCCGCCGGAACCGCGCTGGCCACCGGCGTACTGGTCGGGGGTGACCGCGCGGACGCCCGAGCCGCCGATGCTTCGGTGCCAATCCACGGGTCGTATCCGTTCCACGGCCCGCACCAGGCGGGCATCCTCACGCCTGGGCCGACCGACAAACAGGCGGCCGCCTGCTTCGCGTCGTTCGACGTGATCGTCGAGGACCGCGGCGCGCTCATCGACCTGATGAAGACGCTGACCGCGCGCGCACGATTTCTCACCGCAGGCGGCGTGCCCGCCGACTTGGGCGTCGGCCAGCCACCTTCGGACAGCGACGTGCTAGGACCCGATATCCCCGCCGACGGGCTGACCATCACCACCGCACTCGGCGCGAGCCTGTTCGACGACCGCTTCGGGCTGGCGGCCGAAAGGCCGCGCGTGCTGTCGCCGATGCCGGTCTTCCCCAACGACTCCCCCGACCCGGCCTGGCTGCACGGCGACCTGATGCTCCAGCTCTGCGCCAACCACGCCGACACGGTGCACCACACCATCCGCGACCTGACCCGGCACACCCGCGGCGCCATGCAGCTGCGCTGGAAGATGGAGGGCTACGCCTCGCCGCCGCGGCCCTCCGGCACACCCCGCAACCTGCTGGGGTTCAAGGACGGTACGGCGAACCCGACCGGCGGCTCCGCGTCCGAGCTGGTGTGGGTCGACGACCCGCGCGAGCCGGCCTGGGCGCAGGGCGGCAGCTACCAGGTGGTCCGGCTGATCCGGATGCTGGTCGAGTTCTGGGACCGCGTGTCGATCAACGAGCAGGAAGGCATGTTCGGGCGTCGTCGCGACTCGGGTGCGCCGCTCGACGGCGACGCCGAGTTCGACGTACCCGACTACAAGGCCGACCCCAAGGGTCACGTCATCCCGCTCGACTCGCACATCCGGCTGGCCAACCCGCGCACGCCGGCGACCGCCGACCAGCGCATCGTGCGCCGCTCGTACAACTACGACCTCGGCGTCGACCTCAACGGGAACCTGCAGGCCGGACACGCATTCATCGCCTACCAGCAGGACGTCCAGCGACAGTTCGCCACGATCCAGGAGCGGTTGGTCAACGAGCCGCTGGTCGACTACGTCCAGCCGTTCGGCGGCGGTTACTTCTTCGCAGTGCCCGGAGTCCGGGATCGCGCCGATTGGTACGCCCGCGGGCTGCTCACCTGA